One Chanodichthys erythropterus isolate Z2021 chromosome 10, ASM2448905v1, whole genome shotgun sequence DNA segment encodes these proteins:
- the LOC137029411 gene encoding protocadherin gamma-C5-like, producing the protein MRTQIQRRILLWRALWLLCFADLWSDTDAQLRYTIPEELKEGSIVGNVAKDLGLDVSEISNRKLRIASESGKQYFSLNLRNGELLVNEVIDRETLCGQSASCMLPLQVIIEDPLQFYRVEVGIQDINDNSPIFLSEINTIEVPESTLTGARFRLEPAQDPDIGTNSLRTYALNKNEHFVMNIKNDKDGTKVPEIVLEKSVDREKQSVHHLILTGIDGGDPARSGTTQITVKILDANDNAPIFEHELYEVKVMESTVPGTMILTVKAIDLDDGINGEVEYSFAAHTPEIIQNVFDINPVTGELFVSKNLDYETSTSYKIDIRARDKGSLAMEGHCRIQVNVLDINDNTPEITITSSPKPVREDASAGTMVALINVKDLDSGVNGNVTLSMSPGTPFKLKPTFSNHYALVTDSQLDREKFPRYDIELKASDSGSPPLVSSKLLTVNILDVNDNPPVFSERVYSVYIKENSAPGSILASVSASDLDTGENAKIVYSVLDTNSRDVSVSSYVYINSENGSIFSMHSFDYEKMKVFHIIVLAKDHGSPSLSNNATVHVFISDRNDNAPAVIYPSASMGSVSHQRMPRSAKAGHLVTKVTAVDADSGHNAWLFYRLAEATDASLFSVNLHTGEVRTKRAVSEQDDSSQRLMIEIKDNGEPIQSTTVTVDILIEDGFHEPISDYREKTIEPNKKSGKITLYLIISLASVSLLCLMTFFILLVKCARGSRGGSSCCIRRTDSEYKNPNRNLQIQLNTDGPIKYVEVLGGDMMSQSQSFGSYLSPMSEFSDLTLVKPSSTTNFTDTLNVLDASLPDSAWTFESQQVSA; encoded by the coding sequence ATGAGGACTCAAATACAAAGGAGAATTTTGCTCTGGCGGGCGCTGTGGCTGTTGTGTTTCGCTGATTTGTGGAGCGATACAGACGCGCAGCTTCGTTATACAATACCGGAGGAGCTGAAGGAGGGATCTATTGTTGGAAATGTAGCTAAAGATCTCGGTTTGGATGTATCTGAAATATCTAATCGTAAATTACGGATAGCATCTGAGTCTGGTAAGCAATATTTCAGTCTGAATTTGCGGAATGGCGAGCTGCTTGTCAATGAAGTAATAGACAGAGAAACCCTGTGCGGACAAAGCGCGAGCTGTATGTTGCCTTTACAAGTCATAATCGAGGATCCACTCCAGTTTTATCGTGTCGAGGTGGGCATTCAAGATATTAACGACAACTCTCCAATATTCCTGtcggaaataaacacaattgagGTTCCAGAATCAACGTTAACTGGAGCGAGGTTTCGTTTGGAACCTGCTCAAGATCCTGACATTGGAACGAACTCCTTGCGCACATACGCGCTTAATAAAAATGAACACTTTGTTATGAACATAAAAAATGATAAAGACGGAACAAAAGTCCCAGAAATAGTTTTAGAGAAATCTGTAGATAGAGAAAAACAATCTGTGCACCATCTGATTTTGACAGGTATTGATGGGGGTGATCCAGCGAGGTCAGGAACCACCCAGATTACTGTAAAAATTCTTGATGCAAATGACAATGCTCCTATATTTGAACATGAATTATATGAGGTTAAAGTAATGGAGAGCACAGTCCCGGGTACAATGATACTTACTGTAAAAGCTATTGACTTGGATGATGGTATAAACGGTGAGGTTGAGTATTCCTTTGCGGCACATACACCTGAAATAATTCAAAATGTGTTTGATATTAATCCTGTGACAGGCGAATTATTCGTTTCCAAGAATCTTGATTATGAAACCAGCACCTCATATAAAATTGACATACGTGCCAGAGACAAAGGGTCACTTGCAATGGAGGGACATTGTAGAATCCAGGTGAATGTTTTAGATATAAATGATAATACACCTGAGATCACCATCACCTCCTCACCCAAACCTGTGCGAGAAGATGCGTCCGCTGGGACTATGGTAGcgttaataaatgttaaagatTTGGATTCAGGCGTAAATGGAAACGTAACACTTAGCATGTCACCGGGCACCCCCTTTAAATTAAAACCAACGTTTTCAAACCATTACGCACTAGTGACAGATTCACAATTAGATCGAGAAAAGTTCCCCAGATATGATATTGAGCTCAAAGCGTCAGACTCTGGATCACCTCCACTGGTATCTAGCAAACTCCTTACAGTTAATATATTGGATGTCAATGATAATCCTCCTGTTTTCTCTGAACGCGTGTACTCGGTTTATATTAAAGAAAACAGCGCCCCGGGATCAATTTTAGCATCGGTCTCAGCTTCAGATCTAGATACGGGAGAAAATGCCAAAATTGTCTATTCAGTTCTCGATACTAATAGTCGAGACGTATCTGTCTCTTCATATGTTTACATAAACTCAGAAAACGGTAGTATATTTAGCATGCACTCTTTTGACTATGAGAAAATGAAGGTCTTTCATATAATCGTGCTTGCCAAAGATCATGGTTCTCCATCTCTGAGCAATAACGCCACAGTTCATGTGTTTATTTCGGACCGGAACGATAACGCACCTGCTGTCATTTACCCGTCCGCTTCCATGGGGTCTGTCTCTCATCAGAGGATGCCCCGTTCTGCTAAAGCAGGACATCTGGTTACTAAGGTAACAGCAGTGGACGCGGACTCGGGTCATAACGCCTGGCTCTTCTACAGGCTCGCGGAGGCCACGGACGCGTCACTGTTCAGTGTGAATTTACATACGGGAGAGGTGAGGACTAAACGCGCTGTTTCAGAGCAGGATGACTCCTCTCAGAGACTGATGATAGAGATAAAGGATAATGGAGAACCGATCCAGTCCACCACAGTCACAGTGGATATACTGATAGAGGACGGGTTTCATGAGCCCATCTCAGACTATCGTGAGAAAACTATCGAGCCCAACAAGAAAAGTGGAAAAATCACATTATATCTGATCATCTCTTTGGCTTCTGTGTCCTTGTTGTGTCTGATGACGTTTTTCATCTTATTGGTGAAATGCGCGCGAGGCAGTAGAGGCGGCTCAAGCTGCTGTATCAGGAGAACTGATTCTGAATACAAGAACCCCAACAGAAACCTGCAGATCCAGCTCAACACAGACGGGCCCATTAAGTATGTGGAGGTTCTGGGAGGAGACATGATGTCTCAGAGTCAGTCCTTTGGCTCCTATCTCTCTCCAATGTCAGAATTCAGTGATCTCACCCTCGTTAAGCCCAGCAGCACCACAAACTTTACAGACACGCTAAACGTGCTTGATGCGTCATTACCAGACAGCGCGTGGACGTTCGAGAGCCAACAGGTGAGCGCGTGA
- the LOC137028793 gene encoding protocadherin gamma-A5-like isoform X1, translating into MESGGKGWLHGSLLFYIVCALALFSSRVTGQIRYSIPEEMSVGSFVGNIASDLGIEPKRLISGKARVFTSDSSEYIGLDKENGHLIVKNKIDREELCGEISACSVSFDVIFDNPMELYRVTVDIQDINDNSPVFPKSKIEQEISELAVLGARFPLESAIDPDVGVNTLQKYTLQPTDHFKLNVQNGAGGNKNVEMVLHSPLDREKKKHHNLVLTAFDGGKPQRSATVQINIIVLDVNDNAPVFSQSSYKTSVVENAPKSTIVTKVSATDADESSHGIQYYFEHATSAVKALFSIDADSGEVKVIGDIDYEKHKQFTVKVKAKDHGGLTDSCEIIIDVIDVNDNTPKITIMSFSSAVSEDAAPGTVIAMINVQDLDSGDNSKITCSIDLNSPFKIVSSLTNYYNLVTESELDREQTAEYNITITAVDGGNPPLSSKEILNLKISDVNDHAPQFEQESYKAFIAENNPQSTTILTVKAEDMDWGPNAKVSYFLIDGDLNGAPLASYISINSETGVIYAEKSFDYEQLKSFKMQVKAQDGGSPPLSNNVTLNIIIQDQNDNAPQVLYPVQTGASVVAEIVPRAADVGYLVTKVVAVDVDSGQNAWLSYKLQKATDRALFEVGLQNGEIRTVRQVTDKDAVKQKLTVVVEDNGQPSRSAVVSINVAVADSFPEVLSEFTDFTHEKQYNDNLTFYLVLALAVVSLLFIVSVISIISVKIYRWRQNKLFYKSGANLPVIPYYPPVYADGTLQHVYNYEMCGTTDSRMSDIKFVRPYSQNTLVSQSRLGTVQREKKEQEVDDLTLEL; encoded by the exons ATGGAGTCGGGAGGAAAAGGCTGGTTACATGGGTCGCTCCTCTTCTATATAGTATGCGCGTTGGCTTTATTTTCCTCTCGCGTGACCGGACAGATTCGTTATTCTATACCCGAGGAAATGTCGGTGGGCTCATTTGTTGGAAATATTGCCTCGGACCTTGGGATTGAGCCAAAGAGACTGATTTCTGGAAAAGCGCGTGTTTTCACCTCGGACAGCAGTGAGTACATTGGACTAGACAAGGAGAACGGGCATCTGATTGTTAAGAATAAAATAGACAGAGAAGAGCTATGTGGAGAGATATCAGCATGTAGTGTCagctttgatgtcatttttgatAATCCGATGGAGCTTTATCGAGTGACAGTCGACATACAGGACATCAATGACAACAGCCCCGTCTTTCCGAAATCTAAAATTGAACAAGAAATCAGCGAATTAGCGGTACTGGGTGCGCGATTTCCTTTAGAGAGCGCGATAGATCCAGACGTAGGAGTGAACACGCTTCAGAAATATACTCTTCAACCCACTGATCATTTCAAGCTTAATGTTCAGAATGGCGCTGGTGGGAACAAAAACGTCGAGATGGTTCTTCATTCTCCTCTCGATagagaaaagaaaaagcatCATAATTTAGTTCTGACGGCTTTCGATGGTGGAAAACCACAAAGGTCTGCAACTGTGCAGATTAATATTATTGTTCTCGATGTCAATGACAATGCGCCTGTGTTTAGCCAGTCGTCTTATAAAACATCAGTTGTTGAAAATGCGCCTAAAAGCACAATCGTAACAAAAGTCAGTGCAACCGATGCTGACGAGTCAAGTCACGGCATTCAGTACTATTTTGAGCACGCGACATCTGCGGTAAAAGCTTTGTTCTCTATCGATGCGGATTCTGGTGAGGTTAAAGTCATAGGTGATATAGATTATGAAAAACACAAGCAGTTTACAGTCAAAGTCAAAGCTAAAGATCACGGAGGTTTGACTGACTCGTGTGAGATAATTATTGACGTCATTGACGTAAACGATAACACTCCCAAAATTACAATAATGTCTTTTTCCAGTGCAGTATCTGAGGACGCAGCACCTGGAACTGTTATAGCAATGATAAATGTTCAGGATCTGGATTCAGGTGACAACAGTAAGATTACATGTTCAATAGATCTGAACTCTCCGTTTAAAATCGTATCCTCATTAACTAATTATTACAATCTGGTGACAGAGTCAGAACTAGACAGGGAACAGACAGCAGAGTACAATATCACTATAACTGCTGTAGATGGGGGAAACCCACCTCTTTCAAGCAAAGAGATTTTGAACCTAAAGATATCTGATGTAAACGATCACGCACCTCAGTTTGAACAGGAATCATATAAAGCCTTTATAGCTGAAAATAATCCACAGTCTACAACTATTCTGACTGTCAAAGCAGAAGACATGGACTGGGGGCCAAATGCAAAGGTTTCATATTTTCTTATCGATGGAGATTTGAACGGAGCACCTCTGGCATCTTACATTTCTATAAATTCAGAAACTGGAGTAATCTATGCAGAAAAATCTTTTGATTATGAACAGCTGAAATCGTTCAAAATGCAAGTCAAAGCTCAAGATGGGGGCTCACCCCCTTTATCAAACAATGTGACTCTAAACATCATCATTCAAGATCAGAATGACAACGCTCCTCAGGTTCTGTATCCAGTACAGACTGGAGCTTCAGTGGTGGCTGAGATTGTGCCTCGTGCTGCAGATGTTGGATATCTCGTCACTAAAGTGGTGGCTGTTGATGTGGACTCTGGACAGAATGCCTGGCTCTCCTATAAACTCCAGAAAGCTACAGACAGAGCGCTGTTTGAAGTGGGTTTACAGAATGGAGAAATAAGAACTGTGCGACAAGTGACTGATAAAGATGCTGTCAAACAGAAACTCACTGTTGTTGTGGAGGATAACGGACAGCCCTCTCGCTCAGCTGTGGTCTCCATTAACGTGGCTGTGGCTGACAGCTTTCCTGAAGTGTTGTCAGAGTTCACAGACTTTACGCATGAAAAACAATATAACGACAACCTGACTTTTTATTTAGTCTTGGCTCTTGCGGTGGTCTCCCTGCTCTTCATAGTCTCAGTTATTTCAATCATTTCAGTGAAAATCTACAGATGGAGGCAGAATAAGTTATTTTATAAATCAGGGGCAAATCTACCTGTAATTCCATATTACCCTCCAGTCTACGCAGACGGCACGTTACAGCATGTGTATAATTATGAAATGTGCGGGACAACTGATTCAAGAATGAGTGACATAAAGTTTGTCAGGCCCTACAGTCAGAACACACTGGTGAGCCAGAGTCGTTTGGGAACAGTTCAGAGAGAAAAGAAGGAGCAGGAGGTTGATGACCTGACTTTAGAG CTCTAA
- the LOC137028792 gene encoding protocadherin gamma-A3-like, with the protein MESGGKGWLHGSLLFYIVCALALFSSRVTGQIRYSIPEEMSVGSFVGNIALDLGLEPKRLISGKARVFTSDSSEYIGLDKENGHLIVKNKIDREELCGEISACSVSFDVIFDNPMELYRVTVDIQDINDNSPVFPKSKIEQEISELAVLGARFPLESAIDPDVGVNTLQKYTLQPTDHFKLNVQNSEDGSKNVEMVLHSPLDREKKKHHNLILTAFDGGKPQRSATVQINIIVLDVNDNAPVFSQSSYKTSVVENAPKSTIVTKVSATDADESSHGIQYYFEHATSAVKALFSIDADSGEVKVIGDIDYEKHKQFKIKVKAKDHGGLTDSCEIIIDVIDVNDNTPKITIMSFSSAVSEDAAPGTVIAMINVQDLDSGDNSKITCSIDLNSPFKIVSSLTNYYNLVTESELDREQTAEYNITITAVDGGNPPLSSKEILNLKISDVNDHAPQFEQESYKAFIAENNPQSTTILTVKAEDMDWGPNAKVSYFLIDGDLNGAPLASYISINSETGVIYAEKSFDYEQLKSFKMQVKAQDGGSPPLSNNVTLNIIIQDQNDNAPQVLYPVQTGASVVAEIVPRAADVGYLVTKVVAVDVDSGQNAWLSYKLQKATDRALFEVGLQNGEIRTVRQVTDKDAVKQKLTVVVEDNGQPSRSAVVSINVAVADSFPEVLSEFTDFTHEKQYNDNLTFYLVLALAVVSLLFIVSVISIISVKIYRWRQNKLFYKSGANLPVIPYYPPVYADGTLQHVYNYEMCGTTDSRMSDMKFVRPYSQNTLVSQSRLGTVQREKKEQEVDDLTLEVRPGLMF; encoded by the coding sequence ATGGAGTCGGGAGGAAAAGGCTGGTTACATGGGTCGCTCCTCTTCTATATAGTATGCGCGTTGGCTTTATTTTCCTCTCGCGTGACCGGACAGATTCGTTATTCTATACCCGAGGAAATGTCGGTGGGCTCATTTGTTGGAAATATTGCCTTGGACCTTGGGCTTGAGCCAAAGAGACTGATTTCTGGAAAAGCGCGTGTTTTCACCTCGGACAGCAGTGAGTACATTGGACTAGACAAGGAGAACGGGCATCTGATTGTTAAGAATAAAATAGACAGAGAAGAGCTATGTGGAGAGATATCAGCATGTAGTGTCagctttgatgtcatttttgatAATCCGATGGAGCTTTATCGAGTGACAGTCGACATACAGGACATCAATGACAACAGCCCCGTCTTTCCGAAATCTAAAATTGAACAAGAAATCAGCGAATTAGCGGTACTGGGTGCGCGATTTCCTTTAGAGAGCGCGATAGATCCAGACGTAGGAGTGAACACGCTTCAGAAATATACTCTTCAACCCACTGATCATTTCAAGCTTAATGTTCAGAATAGTGAGGATGGCAGTAAAAACGTCGAGATGGTTCTTCATTCTCCTCTCGATagagaaaagaaaaagcatCATAATTTGATTCTGACGGCTTTCGATGGTGGAAAACCACAAAGGTCTGCAACTGTGCAGATTAATATTATTGTTCTCGATGTCAATGACAATGCGCCTGTGTTTAGCCAGTCGTCTTATAAAACATCAGTTGTTGAAAATGCGCCTAAAAGCACAATCGTAACAAAAGTCAGTGCAACCGATGCTGACGAGTCAAGTCACGGCATTCAGTACTATTTTGAGCACGCGACATCTGCGGTAAAAGCTTTGTTCTCTATCGATGCGGATTCTGGTGAGGTTAAAGTCATAGGTGATATAGATTATGAAAAACACAAGCAGTTCAAAATCAAAGTCAAAGCTAAAGATCACGGAGGTTTGACTGACTCGTGTGAGATAATTATTGACGTCATTGACGTAAACGATAACACTCCCAAAATTACAATAATGTCTTTTTCCAGTGCAGTATCTGAGGACGCAGCACCTGGAACTGTTATAGCAATGATAAATGTTCAGGATCTGGATTCAGGTGACAACAGTAAGATTACATGTTCAATAGATCTGAACTCTCCGTTTAAAATCGTATCCTCATTAACTAATTATTACAATCTGGTGACAGAGTCAGAACTAGACAGGGAACAGACAGCAGAGTACAATATCACTATAACTGCTGTAGATGGGGGAAACCCACCTCTTTCAAGCAAAGAGATTTTGAACCTAAAGATATCTGATGTAAACGATCACGCACCTCAGTTTGAACAGGAATCATATAAAGCCTTTATAGCTGAAAATAATCCACAGTCTACAACTATTCTGACTGTCAAAGCAGAAGACATGGACTGGGGGCCAAATGCAAAGGTTTCATATTTTCTTATCGATGGAGATTTGAACGGAGCACCTCTGGCATCTTACATTTCTATAAATTCAGAAACTGGAGTAATCTATGCAGAAAAATCTTTTGATTATGAACAGCTGAAATCGTTCAAAATGCAAGTCAAAGCTCAAGATGGGGGCTCACCCCCTTTATCAAACAATGTGACTCTAAACATCATCATTCAAGATCAGAATGACAACGCTCCTCAGGTTCTGTATCCAGTACAGACTGGAGCTTCAGTGGTGGCTGAGATTGTGCCTCGTGCTGCAGATGTTGGATATCTCGTCACTAAAGTGGTGGCTGTTGATGTGGACTCTGGACAGAATGCCTGGCTCTCCTATAAACTCCAGAAAGCTACAGACAGAGCGCTGTTTGAAGTGGGTTTACAGAATGGAGAAATAAGAACTGTGCGACAAGTGACTGATAAAGATGCTGTCAAACAGAAACTCACTGTTGTTGTGGAGGATAACGGACAGCCCTCTCGCTCAGCTGTGGTCTCCATTAACGTGGCTGTGGCTGACAGCTTTCCTGAAGTGTTGTCAGAGTTCACAGACTTTACGCATGAAAAACAATATAACGACAACCTGACTTTTTATTTAGTCTTGGCTCTTGCGGTGGTCTCCCTGCTCTTCATAGTCTCAGTTATTTCAATCATTTCAGTGAAAATCTACAGATGGAGGCAGAATAAGTTATTTTATAAATCAGGGGCAAATCTACCTGTAATTCCATATTACCCTCCAGTCTACGCAGACGGCACGTTACAGCATGTGTATAATTATGAAATGTGCGGGACAACTGATTCAAGAATGAGTGACATGAAGTTTGTCAGGCCCTACAGTCAGAACACACTGGTGAGCCAGAGTCGTTTGGGAACAGTTCAGAGAGAAAAGAAGGAGCAGGAGGTTGATGACCTGACTTTAGAGGTGAGACCTGGTTTGATGTTTTAA
- the pcdh1g22 gene encoding protocadherin 1 gamma 22, with translation MMESLFFLRRIWWCCVFILSWSTIEAQIRYTIPEELREGSVVGNIAKDLGLDGSKIIDRKLQIASETGKQYFAVDVEKGDLIVNERIDREGLCGYNVPCVLPLQAVLENPLQMHRVEIEVQDINDNTPNFKSNERILNVPESINSGAKFLLESAIDSDVQSNSLKSYSLSMNDNFVLNVKTQDAVKIPELVLKQPLDREKQAVHKLILTAADGGNPVRTGTCEITVVVLDNNDNAPEFEKPFYETVVDENESSHKEIFKVKALDLDEGLNGEVEYFFADQTLDTALFNINQQTGVITVKGQLDHEKASLHKFDIVAKDKGNPQMEGHCSVKIKVNDVNDNAPDIIITSLSSPIPENSSNGTVVSLISTKDADLGENGKVKLALSPGTPFRLSPTVSNHYALVTNGPLDRETYSEYKIELNAVDAGSPPLSSGKTVTIGISDVNDNPPMFSEKSYTVYAKENSAHDSILCSVSAHDPDLGENAKISYSILDSKVQDVSVSSYIYINSENGSIFSMQSFDYEKIKVFQILVQAKDLGSPSLSSNATVHVFILDRNDNTPAVIYPSTSMGSVSHQRMPRSAKAGHLVTKVTAVDADSGHNAWLFYRLAEATDASLFSVNLHTGEVRTKRAVSEQDDSSQRLMIEIKDNGEPIQSTTVTVDILIEDGFHEPISDYREKTIEPNKKSGKITLYLIISLASVSLLCLMTFFILLVKCARGSRGGSSCCIRRTDSEYKNPNRNLQIQLNTDGPIKYVEVLGGDMMSQSQSFGSYLSPMSEFSDLTLVKPSSTTNFTDTLNVLDASLPDSAWTFESQQVSA, from the coding sequence ATGATGGAATCTCTTTTCTTTTTGAGGAGAATTTGGTGGTGCTGTGTCTTTATTCTTTCTTGGAGTACAATAGAGGCGCAGATTCGATACACAATCCCAGAAGAGCTCAGAGAAGGATCTGTGGTAGGAAATATCGCTAAAGATCTAGGTTTGGATGGGTCTAAGATTATAGATCGTAAACTGCAAATAGCATCTGAGACTGGTAAGCAGTATTTCGCTGTGGATGTGGAAAAGGgtgatcttattgtgaatgagAGAATTGATAGAGAGGGTTTATGTGGATACAATGTCCCGTGTGTTTTGCCTCTTCAAGCCGTTTTAGAAAATCCTCTGCAGATGCATCGAGTTGAGATTGAAGTACAAGATATTAATGACAATACGCCGAATTTTAAATCTAATGAGCGTATATTGAACGTTCCAGAATCTATTAATTCAGGAGCAAAATTCCTTTTAGAGAGCGCTATTGACTCAGATGTACAGTCAAATTCTTTAAAATCATACAGTCTGAGCATGAAtgataattttgttttaaacgTAAAAACACAAGACGCTGTCAAAATCCCAGAACTAGTACTCAAGCAACCTCTTGACCGAGAAAAACAGGCTGTTCATAAGCTAATTTTAACGGCAGCTGACGGAGGGAATCCTGTGCGCACGGGCACATGCGAGATCACTGTTGTAGTTTTGGATAACAATGACAATGCTCCTGAATTTGAAAAGCCTTTCTATGAGACTGTTGTTGATGAAAACGAATCAAGCCATAAAGAAATTTTTAAAGTCAAGGCTCTAGATTTAGATGAAGGGTTAAATGGAGAGgttgaatatttttttgcagACCAAACACTAGATACAGCATTGTTTAATATTAACCAACAAACTGGTGTCATAACAGTTAAAGGACAACTGGACCATGAAAAAGCAAGCTTACATAAATTTGATATAGTTGCAAAGGACAAAGGGAATCCTCAAATGGAGGGCCACTGCAGTGTAAAGATTAAGGTTAATGATGTAAATGACAACGCACCTGATATAATTATAACTTCTCTCTCAAGTCCAATTCCTGAGAATTCCTCAAATGGCACAGTTGTTTCATTAATTAGTACAAAAGATGCAGATTTAGGAGAGAACGGGAAAGTGAAACTTGCGTTGTCTCCTGGGACACCGTTTAGATTGAGCCCTACAGTTTCCAATCATTACGCGCTAGTTACTAACGGTCCTCTAGATAGAGAAACTTATTCTGAatataaaattgaattaaacgCTGTTGATGCTGGTTCGCCACCACTATCTAGTGGGAAAACAGTCACAATCGGCATTTCAGATGTAAATGACAACCCTCCAATGTTCTCTGAGAAGTCTTATACGGTTTACGCTAAAGAAAACAGCGCTCATGACTCAATATTGTGCTCAGTATCCGCGCATGACCCAGACTTGGGCGAAAATGCTAAAATCTCCTACTCCATTTTGGACTCTAAAGTTCAAGACGTGTCTGTATCTTCTTATATTTACATAAACTCAGAAAACGGCAGTATATTTAGCATGCAGTCATTTGACTACGAGAAAATCAAAGTGTTTCAGATCCTCGTTCAAGCTAAAGATCTTGGTTCTCCATCTCTGAGCAGTAACGCCACTGTTCATGTGTTTATTCTGGACCGGAACGATAATACACCTGCTGTCATTTACCCGTCCACATCCATGGGGTCTGTCTCTCATCAGAGGATGCCCCGTTCTGCTAAAGCAGGACATCTCGTTACTAAGGTAACAGCAGTGGACGCGGACTCGGGTCATAACGCCTGGCTCTTCTACAGGCTCGCGGAGGCCACGGACGCGTCACTGTTCAGTGTGAATTTACACACGGGAGAGGTGAGGACTAAACGCGCTGTTTCAGAGCAGGATGACTCCTCTCAGAGACTGATGATAGAGATAAAGGATAATGGAGAACCGATCCAGTCCACCACAGTCACAGTGGATATATTGATAGAGGACGGGTTTCATGAGCCCATCTCAGACTATCGTGAGAAAACTATCGAGCCCAACAAAAAAAGTGGAAAAATTACTTTATATCTGATCATCTCTTTGGCTTCTGTGTCCTTGTTGTGTCTGATGACGTTTTTCATCTTATTGGTGAAATGCGCGCGAGGCAGTAGAGGCGGCTCAAGCTGCTGTATCAGGAGAACTGATTCTGAATACAAGAACCCCAACAGAAACCTGCAGATCCAGCTCAACACTGACGGGCCCATTAAGTATGTGGAGGTTCTGGGAGGAGACATGATGTCTCAGAGTCAGTCCTTTGGCTCCTATCTCTCTCCAATGTCAGAATTCAGTGATCTCACCCTCGTTAAGCCCAGCAGCACCACAAACTTTACAGACACGCTAAACGTGCTTGATGCGTCATTACCAGACAGCGCGTGGACGTTCGAGAGCCAACAGGTGAGCGCGtga